TCGATCAGGGGCGCTGTTCCGTACCGCGTACTTGCTGACCGGTGACCGGCACGCCGCTGAGGACTTGATGCAGTCGGCGTTGGCGAAGACAGCGATGAAGTGGCGCGGCCTGCACGACCCCGCGGCCATCGAGGGTTACGTCCGCCGTGTCATGTACCACGAGCAGGTGAGCTGGTGGCGGCGCCGTTCCCGCGTCGCGGAAGTGTCCACCGGATGGCTGCCCGAACAGATCGGCGACGGGCACGCCGAGATGGTGGATCTTCGTCTGGTGATGCGGGCGGCTCTTGCCCGGCTGACACCCCGGCAGCGGACCATGCTCGTGCTGCGCTACTTCGAAGACCTGTCCGAGACCGAGATCGCGCGGCTGCTCGGTGTCAGGGTGGGGTCCGTGCGTAGCCAGATTTACCGGTCGTTGGAGCGTCTGAAGAAGGCCGCACCTGAACTGAGCACCGTGAGGGAGTTCGGATGAACATCGAGGATCTGCTGCGCGAAACCCTTTCCGACATGGCCCATGAGGAGCAGCCACCCCCACCGGGCCGATTCTTCCAGGTCAACCGGGGTCGATCCCGTCGGCGCAGCCTCTCCCTGGTGGCGGCGGCCGCCGTAACCGTGATGGCGGTCGGATCTACACTCGTGGTCCAGGGGCTGTCCTCTCGGGCGACGGCCCCCAAGGACTTCACCGGGCAGGGCTCCGGCGAGACTCTTGCAAAGACCGAGCAGAGACAGACCACCCTGACCGTGAAAGAAGGACTGCGGCTCGCGCAGATCTTGAAGCAGTTGTCGACCGCCACCGGCAGACCGCTCGTGGAGTTCGAGCGGGCCGCCAAGGACGGCAGGGCGCTCGGCCTTCCGGCCTACGCCAAGGGGGCGCTGGAGGGATTCGCCTTCCCCGCGACCTATGAGGTCTCGCCCACATCGAGCCCCGACGAACTCCTCGCCGCGATGGTGACACGCTTCAATCGCGTCGCCGAGAACAGCAACCTGGTGGACGGCGCCAGGCGTGTCGGCCGTACGCCACTGGAGATCATGACCATCGCCAGCATCGTCCAGGCCGAGTCGACCAACAGGCGCGACATGCCCAAGATCGCGCGGGTCATCTACAACCGGCTGAACCACACGCCCGAGATGAGGCTGCAAGTGGCCAGCCCGACCATGTACGCCATGAACAAGTTCGGCATCAAGGCCTCGAACGAGGATCTCAAGAGCCGGTCGCGGTACAACACCTATGCGCGCCTCGGCCTGCCGCCCGGTCCCATCTGCAACCCGGGCGCCGACGCCATCGAGGCCGCCCTGAAGCCGGCCGCCGGGTCCTGGCTGTACTTCGTGACGACCGATCCGGAGAAGGGCATCACGAAGTTCGCCGACTCCGAATCCGAGTTCATCAAGCTGGTCGAGGAACGCAAGAACGAGGAACGCAAGAAGAACCACAGGACCGGGTGATGGAGCGGCGCGCCGCAGTCCTCGATTCACCGATCGGGCACACTCCCTCTCCTCGTACCTCCAGCGGGTCACGGCGACGCTCGGTCTGTGCGGCTGCCGCCGCATCCCTCGCGTCGCCAACGTCGTTCAGGCGGCGTGGCTCGGTGCGGCGGGTCGCATGGGGACGGCGGGTGCTGGGTGCGGCGCGCGGCCCTGAGTGAACCGCGCCGGGGTACATCAAGCTCCGCGGGGCGAAGTCCGGCGGTGAGATCGACCGGCGTTCGGCGGTCAACCCGGCTCAGGCCCGTGAGCCGCTGACCGCGGTGACCTACGTGGGCCGGTCGCGGGGTGGAGGTGATGCTCAGGGTCTACGCCAAGTGCATCGACGGCTGGCGCGAGGTGGCGAACCAAAGAATCTTGGCCGCGCTCGTCACATGACACGGATCATGCGCCGTGGAAGGACCCCGGGACACCTCGGGGTCCTTCGCCGTTCCGGCCCCGGAATCGCTCCCCGGGACTCCGGAATCCTCGGTCTCACCTGGGAAAACGGGGCCGGACCCATTCCGCGTATGGTCCGCGACCGGTGGCATACGGCCGCTTTCTGCCGCCTGAGGGGGTCGGGTCACGGACAAGCAAAAGACCAGGTCAGCGCGTGGATGACCTGGTCTCGGCTGTGCACCCTGCAGGATTCGAACCTGCGACCGTCGGATTAGAAGTCCGATGCTCTATCCAGCTGAGCTAAGGGTGCTCCCGCTCAATTGTGCATGATCCGGGGAGTGCCCACGTATCGGTTTTGGGTTGGTGTCGTGAGGATCACTCTGTGGATTCCCCGTCCTTCGGAGGGAGTGAACGCTCACCCGCTCCGGTCCAGGTGGGTGATGGCCCTTCGGGGTGGCGGAACCGCGACGGTGGAGGATTCTTCCGTCCGGTTGACCTGGTCGTTCTCCCGCCGGGCGTGGCGGGGGCGGGGGCCGGGTGTTCGAAGGGGGTAGGAGGGCTTCCGGATGGGCCTTCCGGTGGGAGCGGTCTGCCCGAATCGTTCTCCTGGAGGAGCGGGGCGGTCTAGGCTCGTATGCCATGTTCGTCGCCACGGTCCAAGAGGAGATTCCCCTTCTGGGCGGTGATGTCACCGACGGGGTGGTGCGGGTCGGGGACACCGTCCGACGGCCCAGCAGGGCCTCCACGGGTTCGGTACACGCGCTCCTGCGTCACCTGGAGCACTCCGGGTTCGAGGGCGCCCCTCGGGCGCTGGGGGTGGACGAGCGGGGCAGGGAGATCCTGAGCTATGTCGAGGGGGAGTCCGCTGCCAGGCCGCTGCCCTCGTACGCGCTCACCGGGGAGTCCCTGGCCGCGCTGGCGCGGCTGTTGCGCGGGTTCCACGACGCGGCCGAGGGTTTCGTCCCGCCGCGGGGGGCCGTCTGGGAGGCCGGGTCCAACGACGACGCGGCACCGAGGCTGATCGGGCACTGCGACGTCAACCTCGACAATGTGATCTTTCGTGACGGGCTCCCCGCCGCGCTGATCGACTTCGACATGGCCCGGCCGACGACCCGGCTGTTCGACGTGGTGACCACGCTGCGTCACTGGGCGTCGATCGCCGATCCCGTCGATCTGGAGCCGCGCCAGCGCCGCCTCGACGTCGGCCCCCGGCTCCGCCTGTTCTGTGACGCGTACGGTCTGGCGCCCCGTGACCGCCGCCGCCTGCTGGATCTCGCCCGGCTCCGCTTCGACCGCTCGTACCACGCGATGCGGGTCAAGGCCGAGGGGCAGGGAGAGAGCGGCGGATGGGCCCGGATGTGGGCCGGTGGGGCGGGGGAGCGCATCCGGCGGGCCCGCGTGTGGCTGGAGACCCACCAGGATGAGCTTCATGAGCATCTCGTTTAGGCGGTTGGCGGCCACGGTCAGGGGAAGGCGGCCGGGGGTGGCCGAGGGGGTGGGGATGCTCGCCGGGGTCGCGATCGACGCCGTGCTCGCCGATCCCCGGCGCGGGCACCCGGTCGCGCTGTTCGGCACCGTCGCCGCCGGGGTGGAGAAGCGGGTGTACGGCGACGACCGGGCTCGGGGCGTCCTCCACGTGGCCCTGTGTGTCGTTCCGGTGGCGCTGCTCGGCCACGTCGCGACCCGGCCGGGCAACCCGGTGGTGCGGGCGGTGCTGAGCGCGGCGGCGACGTGGGCGGTCATCGGCGGTACGACGCTGGGCCGCGAGGGCGCGGCCATGGCCGGATTCCTGGAGGACGGCGATCTCGCGGGGGCGCGGGGGCGGCTGCCGCACCTGTGCGGGCGCGACCCGTCCGGGCTCGGGGAGTCCGGGCTCGCCAGGGCCACCGTCGAGTCGATCGCGGAGAACACTTCGGACGCGGTGGTGGCGCCGCTGTTCTGGGGGGCGGTGGCCGGGGTACCCGGCCTGCTCGCGTACCGGGCCGTCAACACGCTGGACGCGATGGTGGGCCACCGGAACGCGCGCTACGAGCGCTTCGGGTGGGCCGCGGCCCGCCTCGACGACGTCGCCAACTTCGTGCCCGCCCGGATCACCGGACTGCTCACCGCGCTCGGCGCCCCCCTGATCGGGGGTTCGGCGCGGCGGGCGGCGGCGGTGCTGCGCAGGGACGGCCACCGCCACCCCAGCCCCAACGCGGGCCGTTGCGAGGCCGCCTTCGCGGGGGCGCTGGACCTCACGCTGGGCGGGGTCAACGTGTATGGCACCCGAGTGGAGCACCGGCCGGAGATGGGCGACGGCCCCGGGCCCTCGGTCGCGGACATCCGCCGGGCCGTACGGCTGGCGCGGGCGGTGGGCTTCGGGGCCGCGGCCCTGGCGGTCCTGGCGATCCTGCGGCGCCGGTAGGCCGTCCCAAAAGGGCGCGAAGGGCTCAAGGGCAGGAGGGCTGGGCGACGGACGCCGGGTACCGGGGGAACCAACCAGGGGAGATCAAAGAGCCGGTGGAGGGGCAAAGGAGCATGCCGGGGGATCAAAAGGCCGGGGGCGAGGGAGCATGCGGGAAGGGCCAAGGGGGCCGGGTGGGTTGGCGCTGAGGCCGTTCGGGAGTCCGGGTGGGCGGTGTGGCCGCCGGAACGGCATGCTGTCGGCATGATGGTTGATTCCCCCGGAGAACCGGCTGTGGTTCTGATCTGTCCTGATGTCACGTGCTGTGCCGGGTTCACCGCTCCCCGGGCCGGAGCGAAGGCGTGAAGGGGGCGCTGCTGGTCGCGGGGACGACCTCCGACGCGGGCAAGAGCGTCGTCACCGCCGGGATCTGCCGCTGGCTGGCCAGGCAGGGGGTGAAGGTCGCGCCGTACAAGGCGCAGAACATGTCGCTCAACTCCTTCGTCACCGCCGACGGCGCCGAGATCGGCCGGGCCCAGGCGATGCAGGCCGCCGCGTGCGGGCTGGAACCCAGTGCGGACATGAACCCGATCCTGCTCAAGCCGGGCAGCGACCGGCGCAGTCAGGTCGTGGTGATGGGCAGGCCGATGGCCGAGGTCGACGCGATGGAGTACTGGGACGTCAAGGAGCGGCTCCGCCAGGTCGCGGTGGACGCGTTGGAGCGGCTGCGGGGCGCGTACGACGTGGTGGTCTGCGAGGGGGCGGGCAGTCCGGCGGAGATCAACCTGCGCAGGGGCGACATCGCCAACATGGGCCTGGCCCGTGCCGCGAACCTGCCGGTCATCGTGGTCGGCGACATCGACAGGGGCGGGGTCTTCGCCGCGCTGTACGGGACGGTGGCGCTGCTGGAGCCCGCCGACCAGGCGCTGATCGCCGGATTCGTGATCAACAAGTTCCGGGGGGCGCCCGAGATCCTCGAACCGGGGCTCGACATGATCAGGGAGCTGACCGGCCGCGAGGTGTACGGGGTGCTGCCCTGGCTGGACGGCCTCTGGCTGGACGTCGAGGACTCCCTGGCCCTGGACAACCGGCCCGCGATCGGGACGCGCGCCCCGTACGGCAGGCAGACCCTGCGGGTGGCGGTGGTGCGGCTGCCGCGGATCTCCAACTTCACGGACGTGGACGCGCTGGCCTCGGAGCCGGGGGTGGCGGTCCGCTTCGTGACCTCCCCCGGCGAGCTGGACGACGCCGACCTGGTGGTGCTGCCCGGCTCCCGGGCCACGGTCTCCGACCTGGCGTGGCTCCGCGCCACCGGCCTGGCCGCGGCCCTGCCGGGGCGGGCGGTGCTGGGCATCTGCGGCGGTTACCAGATGCTTGCCAGGACCATTCGCGACGACGTCGAGTCGGGGGCGGGCCTGGTCGAGGGGCTGGGGCTGCTGCCCGCGTCGGTGGAGTTCGCCGCGGACAAGACGCTGGGCCGCCCGGTCGGCGCCGCGTACGGCTGCCGGGTCTCCGCGTACGAGATCCACCACGGCGTGGTGACGGCCGACGGAGGCGAGCCCTTCCTGGACGGCTGCCGTGACGGCTCGGTGTGGGGTACCACCTGGCACGGCGCCCTGGAGAACGACGGTTTCCGCCGGGCCTTCCTCGCCGACGT
This region of Streptosporangium sp. NBC_01495 genomic DNA includes:
- a CDS encoding cobalamin biosynthesis protein; the encoded protein is MLAGVAIDAVLADPRRGHPVALFGTVAAGVEKRVYGDDRARGVLHVALCVVPVALLGHVATRPGNPVVRAVLSAAATWAVIGGTTLGREGAAMAGFLEDGDLAGARGRLPHLCGRDPSGLGESGLARATVESIAENTSDAVVAPLFWGAVAGVPGLLAYRAVNTLDAMVGHRNARYERFGWAAARLDDVANFVPARITGLLTALGAPLIGGSARRAAAVLRRDGHRHPSPNAGRCEAAFAGALDLTLGGVNVYGTRVEHRPEMGDGPGPSVADIRRAVRLARAVGFGAAALAVLAILRRR
- the mltG gene encoding endolytic transglycosylase MltG yields the protein MNIEDLLRETLSDMAHEEQPPPPGRFFQVNRGRSRRRSLSLVAAAAVTVMAVGSTLVVQGLSSRATAPKDFTGQGSGETLAKTEQRQTTLTVKEGLRLAQILKQLSTATGRPLVEFERAAKDGRALGLPAYAKGALEGFAFPATYEVSPTSSPDELLAAMVTRFNRVAENSNLVDGARRVGRTPLEIMTIASIVQAESTNRRDMPKIARVIYNRLNHTPEMRLQVASPTMYAMNKFGIKASNEDLKSRSRYNTYARLGLPPGPICNPGADAIEAALKPAAGSWLYFVTTDPEKGITKFADSESEFIKLVEERKNEERKKNHRTG
- a CDS encoding phosphotransferase enzyme family protein, with product MFVATVQEEIPLLGGDVTDGVVRVGDTVRRPSRASTGSVHALLRHLEHSGFEGAPRALGVDERGREILSYVEGESAARPLPSYALTGESLAALARLLRGFHDAAEGFVPPRGAVWEAGSNDDAAPRLIGHCDVNLDNVIFRDGLPAALIDFDMARPTTRLFDVVTTLRHWASIADPVDLEPRQRRLDVGPRLRLFCDAYGLAPRDRRRLLDLARLRFDRSYHAMRVKAEGQGESGGWARMWAGGAGERIRRARVWLETHQDELHEHLV
- a CDS encoding SigE family RNA polymerase sigma factor, coding for MDPGFEADFREFVIDRSGALFRTAYLLTGDRHAAEDLMQSALAKTAMKWRGLHDPAAIEGYVRRVMYHEQVSWWRRRSRVAEVSTGWLPEQIGDGHAEMVDLRLVMRAALARLTPRQRTMLVLRYFEDLSETEIARLLGVRVGSVRSQIYRSLERLKKAAPELSTVREFG
- a CDS encoding cobyric acid synthase, with the translated sequence MKGALLVAGTTSDAGKSVVTAGICRWLARQGVKVAPYKAQNMSLNSFVTADGAEIGRAQAMQAAACGLEPSADMNPILLKPGSDRRSQVVVMGRPMAEVDAMEYWDVKERLRQVAVDALERLRGAYDVVVCEGAGSPAEINLRRGDIANMGLARAANLPVIVVGDIDRGGVFAALYGTVALLEPADQALIAGFVINKFRGAPEILEPGLDMIRELTGREVYGVLPWLDGLWLDVEDSLALDNRPAIGTRAPYGRQTLRVAVVRLPRISNFTDVDALASEPGVAVRFVTSPGELDDADLVVLPGSRATVSDLAWLRATGLAAALPGRAVLGICGGYQMLARTIRDDVESGAGLVEGLGLLPASVEFAADKTLGRPVGAAYGCRVSAYEIHHGVVTADGGEPFLDGCRDGSVWGTTWHGALENDGFRRAFLADVAAVSGRDFTPAPDVSFAALREERLDALGDLIERNVDTGALLRLLEDGAPRGLPSLPPGGGSREAPDFSTG